DNA from Stigmatella erecta:
GCTGCAGGCGACATCGACAACGACGGACTCGTCGAAATCTGCACTGTAGGACAGAACGCCAACGAGCTGTTGTGCTTCGAAAACACTGGTGCCCTCAAGTTCCGGGCTGTGACCAGCCAAACGGCCAACTATGGCGCTCCCGCGTTCGCCGATCTCAACGGCGATGGCCGGACCGAGATCCTCCTTGCCGCCGATGTTTTCGACAGCCAAGGCAAGCTTCTCTGGACGCGCGGATCCGCGAGCCCCTTTCCCTTCGCAGCTGACATCGATCAAGATGGGAGCCAAGAGGTAATCATCGGAGGACGTGTGTACTTTGCCGATGGCACCTTGAAGTGCTCGGGGGGGGCTCCGGAAAGCTTCTCGGCCGTGGGGAACTTCGACTCGGATCCTCGTGGAGAGATTGTTCTGGTGAATGCGGGCGTGGTCTCAGTCATGGACGATAACTGCGCCACCCTTTGGTCGAAGCCCGTCCCTGGAGGAGGTGGTGGTGCTCCAAATGTCGCGGATTTCGACAACGATGGACAGCCAGAGATCGGCGTCGCTGGCCGGGCTTTCTATTCCGTGTTCGAGACCAATGGTGGCGTCAAGTGGTCAAGCCCAACGCAGGACTTCAGCTCGCAGGTGACAGGCTCTTCCACATTTGACTTCGAAGGAGATGGCCGATCGGAAGTAATCTACGGCGACGAAGTCCGCCTGCGAATCTATGACGGCGCCACGGGTGCCATCCGTTTTAATGTGCCGCACGCTTCGGGCACCATCTACGAGAACCCCGTCATCGTGGACGTGGATGGCGACAACAACGCGGAAATTGTCATGCCCGCTAACAACTATGCCTTCCAAGGTCCCACGGGTATCCGCGTGTTCCGAGACAAACGGGATGGCTGGGTGAACACCCGCCGAATCTGGAACCAGCACGCGTACTCCGTCACCAACGTCAACGAGGATGGAAGCATTCCCGCACATCCTACGACAAACTGGCTCACGCCAGGCCTTAACACATTCCGCTCCAACAGTCAGGGGACTGGCACTACCAGCCCATTCGCGGCATCGGATCTGGTGGCCTCGGAAGTGACGGCCTCGTGCGACAGCACCACCGAGCAGGTGACTCTCAGCGCACATGTTCGTAATCAGGGAGACTCAGCAGCATCCGCAGGTTTGAAGGTGGCTTTCTTCCGGGGTAACCCCGCCCAGGGAGGCACGCTGCTCGGCGTGGCAACGATTGCCAACGTGCTCCCCTCCCAAGGAAGTGCAACCGCCACGATCACCTTGAATCCCATTCCCGGTGGACTTGCTGAGGTGTTCGTGGCTGCCGATAACGACGGCACAGGCATTGGCCGCGAGCAGGAATGCCGCGAGGACAACAATACCGCGTCCGCTCAAGTGAGCCTTGCATGCAGCAGATGCGCGGAAATCCGTTTGAACGACGCCAACCTTTTCCTGCTCGAGAACTATACGGGGGGCCACGACGTCCAAGGGAAAGTGGCCGCTGGCGGCAACATCGAGATGACTGACTTCGCAGTGGGCGCGGGGCTTCCGGATACCGATACCGCTAACACACTGGTGGCGGGCAAGAACCTGACTCTCTCACGCGGCGGGGTATGGGGAGAGGCTTGGTATGGCAGCCACTACAGTGCCGACATGGCCGTGGTCTATTCCCGAGGGATCGCGACGCAAGGTACGCCTATCAACTTCGCTGCCCGTTTCAGTGAATTGCGCAGGCTGTCTTCGCGGCTAGCGGGCTTGACGGCAAACGGCACCACCACGCGTGAGTCCTGGGGTGGCGTCATGCTGACCGGTACAGACTCGAACGTGAACATCTTTGACTTGAGTGCTGACACCTTCAACGGGGCTGTGTTGTGGTCTATTCACGCACCAGCAGGTTCCTTCGTCGTGGTGAACATCCGCGGCGCCTCCGCCTCTTTCAACAGCTTCAGCATTGCTTTCAGCGGAGGCATAAACCAGCACCGCGTGCTCTATAACTTCGTGGACGCCGAGAGCATCACCGCCCAAGGCTTCGGCTTCTGGGGGACGGTGTTGGCGCCGTACGCTCACGTCAGCTTCAACAATGGCAGTTGGGACGGCGGCATCTACGCCCGATCGCTGACTGGCAACGCGGAAGGCCACATCAATCCGCTGGACCCGCGCGACATCTGCGAATAGCGGAAACAAACTCGTCGCCCGGAGAGAGGTGCCGCCGCAGGGCCTTGGCGGTGGCTTCTCTCCGGTACGACAGGGCCATCGGGCAGAAGGAGCACGGGCAGGCGGGCCGCCAGCGCCGCCGCCTCTACGGGAGGGTCCGGGTGCGCTCCTCGACGGCGCCCTGGTACTCGATCCGGAACGTCACCGTGCCCGGCTGGGTATACGCGAAGGTACCCTTGTCCTTGCGCACCCACTGCACCCCGGCCGTGTTGGAGACGATGGTCAGGGTCGCGTTCCAGGTCACCTCCTGCCCCGCCACGTAGACCTTGAGGATGTGGTCATTCAGCATGATGTCCAGTGGGGGCGCGGGCTGGGCCAGCTCCATCGCCTCCAGGTACTGGGCCAGCACCGGGCTCATCACGCCGTTCGTCGGGTTGAGCGAGAAGTGGTACTTCGCGATGCCGCCGAACCAGTTGCCCCCGCCCCAGAACGCGTACCCCGCCCAGATCTCCGGATGGGCGTGGATCTTCGTGAGGAGCGCCGTCAGCTCGGGCATGCACTGCGCGAAGGTGCCCGCGGCGAACTCGCCCAGGAACAGCTGCACGCCCTCGGCGGCGGCCCAGGCCACCACCTTGTCGATGCGGTTGTTCGAGCCCACGTCACAGGTGCCGTCGCCCCCGTCCGAGCCCGAGTCCAGGTACTGGTGCACCTCGAAGGCGAAGTTGTTCAGCGGATCCTGGAAGTTCGCCATCGCGGCCGCGTTGCCGCTGCTCACCCACGAGTGCGCCCCCGTCCAGGCCGTGCCCGGCACCAGCATCTTGTTCTGGAAGCCCAGGCGGCGCAGCTCCGTCACCGTCGCCTGAACGAAGGTGAACCACTGCTGCGCGGTGTGGCTGTGCGGCTCGTTCTGCAGGCCAATCCAGAGGTTCGGCTGGGTCTTGTACTTGCCGAGCAGCTTGTGGAGGAAGTCCGCGAACGCCACGGGCGTCGCCTCCCCCGTGCCCAGCAGCGTGCTCACCCGGTACCCGTAGTCGTGGATGTCCGGCACCACGACGAACCCCTTGGCCAGGGCATAGTCGATGGACTTGTGGTACTCGGTATATTCGTCCTTCAGCGGCCCCCCGACGGTGGCCTGGAGCCGCCGCCACTTCGCCGGCAGGCGGAACAGCGCAATCCCCTGCGCCGCGAAGTAGTCGATCTCCGAGGTCTTCGGGTACGTGTAGTCCTTGTTCAGGATGCCCGGCATCGCGCTGCCGTTGAACTCCGCGCCCGCGATGTTGACGCCCGGCACCTGCGCCGCCGCGGGGCTGGCCAGCCCCAGGGCCAGCAGAAGGGTCACAAGCCGTCTCAGCATGAAGCACTCCCGGAGAAATTGGATAAACAGGCAATTCGCTTTTACCAGCGATTCCTGTCTGCTCCAACCCCCAGGAACTATGGGCGCACGCGTTTGCCGAACGGCGCCAGGGCGAGCATGGCGAGCTTCACGTGCTGGATGGCGAAGGGGATGCCGATAACCGTGACGGCCAGGCCCAGGGCCAGGGCCAGGTGGCTCAGGAAGATCCAGATCCCCGCCACGAGGATCCAGAAGACGTTCAGCACGCAGCCCACGGGGCTGGCCCCCGGCGCATCGGTGATGTCCTTGCCGAAGGGCAGCAGCCCGAGCCCCGCGAGCTTGAAGCACTGAAGCCCGAAGGGAATCCCGATGATGGTCAGGCAGAGCAGCAGGCCGCCAATCAGGTACTCCAGCCAGATGATGAAGCCTCCGCCGAGCACGACCCAGAGGATGTTCAGGAGCAAGCGCATGGGGCGAGCTTAACGCGGCCGCCCCGTCTCACGCGCTCTTGCGGCGCCGGATCATCGCTTCGTACGAGCGGCCCACACTCTGGGCGAGGATGAGCAGCTCGCCCACGTCGGTGGGGGGCGTGAGCTGGTCCGGCCCATTGTCCAGGTACAGCAGGTGGACGACCTTGCCTCGAACGAGCAGCGGCAGGATGACCGCCGTCTTGGGGTAGGTGGGGTCCGGGCGCTTGTCCGCCCCCAGCAGCCGGTAGAAGACGGCCATCGCGGCATCCCGGCGGACGGGGCCCACGTAATGCGAGCGGGTGTCCCGCACCAGGCGGAAGGTGCTCTGCTCGCGCAGCGCGACGCCGATGCGGCGCACGGCCCCTTCGCGCACGCCCTTGCCCATGCCATGCCAGCCCGTCACCAGGCTGCCCTGGACGGACAGCAGCAGGCACCGCCGCCACTTGCCCATCGCGTAGCGCAGCACCGTGGTGGCCACGTCCTCGCGGTCGATGCTCTTGGCCAGCTGCGCCTGGGCCTCGGCGAACGAGAGCTTCGGGGGCGGCGCGGGGCGGGCGGCCGCTTCCTTCCGGGGCGCGGCCTTGCCCGGCACCGCGGGCAGGGCCTTGGCGACGGGCGGCATCGGCACCCGGGCCCGGGGCGGAGCGGCCCGGGGCGGCACCACCGGGGCCACGGGCGGAACCACCGGCGGCACCACGGGCGCCACGGGGGGCAGCGCCGCGGCCTGCGCCGAGGGCGCGGCCACGTCCGAGGGCACCGGGATGAAGGACAGCGTCGGCCGGTGCGCCGGGGCCGGCTGGGTGAGATCCGGAATGAACGGGAGCGGCTCGGGGGGCGAGGGGGGCGGCGCGTCCAGGACCGGGGGGATGTATTGCGGCGCGGGCACGTCCGGGACCGGCGGCGAATCCGCGAACAGCTGGCTGGCGTCCAGGTCCGCGGGCAGCGTCCACATGGGGATGGTGGTCCGGGCCGGGCCGGAGGACGCCTCTTCCTCGGGAGGTGCGTACTCCTCCGTGGGCTCGTAGACCTCCTCGCCGGTGATGACATCTTCCTCGGCGCTCGCCGCCTCGTAGTTGGGCGCGGCCTCCTCGGCCGGGGCGGCCTCCAGCCCAGAGGGGGCGGGCTCGGCCTCCGGGGCAGGCTCGGGCTCCAGGGCGGCTGCGGCCTCCGCTTCGTAGGCCACCTCTTCCCCGGTGATGACCTCTTCTTCCGCCTCCAGCAGCTCGTGGAGTTGATCCGACCGGGCACCGCCGGTGAGCGCCTGGGCGTAGACGCTCTGGAACTCCTCCTCGCTGATCAGCTCTGTGCCCGCACCCTTGGTGGGTTTCACGGGCTCGCCCGACGCTTCCTGGAGCGTCTTCGAGGGGCGGACCGTGTTCATGTCGACGGCGCGCAGCGGCCGGAACGCCTTGCAGTACCGGCGCAGCGACTGGTTCATCCGGAACTCGGGGACGATCACCGGCACCACGCGCTTGCCCGTCTTGAAGGCGAGCGCGTCGAGCATCGCGTAGTCCTGGGGGTTGATGACCGCCAGGCTCAGCCGCGTGGCGTCCACCCGCATGGGCAGGTAGTCACGCTTGTCCGCGTCGTTGAGGTTCACCAGCTTGAGCGCCTGGGGGTCCGGCGCCAGCTCGCCGGAGGCGTGCGCGCACCCGTGGAGCTGCCCCAGCATGCGCGCCAGGTCCTTCTCGGCGATCAGCCCCAGCTCCAGCAGGTTCGTCCCCAGGCGTCCGCCGTGGACGACCTGGGACTCCAACGCCTCCTCCAGTCCCTGGGGCGAGATGAGCTTCTCCTGGATGAGCAATTCCCCAAGGCGCATGTCCCACCTTGATACCCGTGGGCCCTCGCCTTGTGCAAGGCGGCCTTCCCTGCCTGGTTGGGTTAGTCCTCTGGATGATGGCTCAGGGCGATCCGGTTGCCCTCCGGGTCCCGGACGTAGAAGGTCCACCGGGTCTCGTGCTCCAGCGCCACCCCCGCCCGGCGGAAGGCCTCCACCGCCGCGGCCCGCCCCGCCTTGGGAATCCGGAACGCCAGCAGCAGCAGCCCCGGGTGCTCGTGACGGAAGGGCAACGGCTCCGGGGGGCCCGCCACGGCCTCGATGGCCAGGAAGCCGCCCCCGGGGACCCCCACCCAGATGCTCCGCAGGGTGCCGTCCGGCCGGTGGTGCCGGGTCAATTCGGGAAAGCCGAGCAGGTCCCGGTAGAAGGCGGTCACCCGCTCCACGTCCCTCGCCTGAATGGCCACATGGTGGAAGCCCTGAACGTCCATGACGCGGATGCTATGGTCTTGCCCCCCCATGGCGCGACTGCTCATCATCGAGGACAACCCCGAACTCGCCTCCCTGATGGTGGCCGCCGCCCAGAGCCGGGGCCACCACGCGCAGGCGGTCCATACGGGCGAGGCGGCCCTCGCCCTGCTGCGCCCCCGTGCCTTCGACGCGGCCGTGGTGGACCTGCTGCTGCCCGACATCCGTGGCTCCGAGGTGCTCACCGCCCTGGTGCCCAACGACATCCCCGCCATCGCCATCAGCGGTGTGTTCAAGGGTGACCGCTTCGCCCAGGAGGCCGTCCACGTCCACGGCGCCCGGGCCTTCTTCGAGAAGCCCTTCGAGCTGGACGCCCTGCTCGATGCCCTCGAACAGAAGTGTGGGCTGCCCTCCGTGGCGCTCCCGCCGCCCCCGCCCCCCGAGGCCCACGAGGCCGAGGAGGCGGTGCTCGACCTGATGGACCTGCTGGTGCCCGAGGACGAGGTGGAGGAGCTGCCCGCGCTGGCGGAGACGCCCCCGCCCCTGCCCTCCCGCCCCCGGGAAATCACCTCCCTGCCGCAGCCCGACGAGGCGGTCGAGCCCAGCGCCTCCGCCCTGCCCGAGGCCCCGCCCGAGCCGGAGATCTTCCTGCC
Protein-coding regions in this window:
- a CDS encoding VOC family protein, translating into MDVQGFHHVAIQARDVERVTAFYRDLLGFPELTRHHRPDGTLRSIWVGVPGGGFLAIEAVAGPPEPLPFRHEHPGLLLLAFRIPKAGRAAAVEAFRRAGVALEHETRWTFYVRDPEGNRIALSHHPED
- a CDS encoding YccF domain-containing protein → MRLLLNILWVVLGGGFIIWLEYLIGGLLLCLTIIGIPFGLQCFKLAGLGLLPFGKDITDAPGASPVGCVLNVFWILVAGIWIFLSHLALALGLAVTVIGIPFAIQHVKLAMLALAPFGKRVRP
- a CDS encoding glycoside hydrolase family 5 protein, yielding MLRRLVTLLLALGLASPAAAQVPGVNIAGAEFNGSAMPGILNKDYTYPKTSEIDYFAAQGIALFRLPAKWRRLQATVGGPLKDEYTEYHKSIDYALAKGFVVVPDIHDYGYRVSTLLGTGEATPVAFADFLHKLLGKYKTQPNLWIGLQNEPHSHTAQQWFTFVQATVTELRRLGFQNKMLVPGTAWTGAHSWVSSGNAAAMANFQDPLNNFAFEVHQYLDSGSDGGDGTCDVGSNNRIDKVVAWAAAEGVQLFLGEFAAGTFAQCMPELTALLTKIHAHPEIWAGYAFWGGGNWFGGIAKYHFSLNPTNGVMSPVLAQYLEAMELAQPAPPLDIMLNDHILKVYVAGQEVTWNATLTIVSNTAGVQWVRKDKGTFAYTQPGTVTFRIEYQGAVEERTRTLP
- a CDS encoding general secretion pathway protein GspE; the protein is MRLGELLIQEKLISPQGLEEALESQVVHGGRLGTNLLELGLIAEKDLARMLGQLHGCAHASGELAPDPQALKLVNLNDADKRDYLPMRVDATRLSLAVINPQDYAMLDALAFKTGKRVVPVIVPEFRMNQSLRRYCKAFRPLRAVDMNTVRPSKTLQEASGEPVKPTKGAGTELISEEEFQSVYAQALTGGARSDQLHELLEAEEEVITGEEVAYEAEAAAALEPEPAPEAEPAPSGLEAAPAEEAAPNYEAASAEEDVITGEEVYEPTEEYAPPEEEASSGPARTTIPMWTLPADLDASQLFADSPPVPDVPAPQYIPPVLDAPPPSPPEPLPFIPDLTQPAPAHRPTLSFIPVPSDVAAPSAQAAALPPVAPVVPPVVPPVAPVVPPRAAPPRARVPMPPVAKALPAVPGKAAPRKEAAARPAPPPKLSFAEAQAQLAKSIDREDVATTVLRYAMGKWRRCLLLSVQGSLVTGWHGMGKGVREGAVRRIGVALREQSTFRLVRDTRSHYVGPVRRDAAMAVFYRLLGADKRPDPTYPKTAVILPLLVRGKVVHLLYLDNGPDQLTPPTDVGELLILAQSVGRSYEAMIRRRKSA
- a CDS encoding choice-of-anchor A family protein yields the protein MHRTPQKKPLFLALSFWAGLAGCTSQDGEEKTVNSGAEMRNAERCEVIPPFTGNFDPELEWAWSGSLLMPSHDQVMMTPVVVEVNGDGIPDVVFNTFSGAEYTKNGILRAISGNDGHDLWAVTDPAQRVNPGANIAAGDIDNDGLVEICTVGQNANELLCFENTGALKFRAVTSQTANYGAPAFADLNGDGRTEILLAADVFDSQGKLLWTRGSASPFPFAADIDQDGSQEVIIGGRVYFADGTLKCSGGAPESFSAVGNFDSDPRGEIVLVNAGVVSVMDDNCATLWSKPVPGGGGGAPNVADFDNDGQPEIGVAGRAFYSVFETNGGVKWSSPTQDFSSQVTGSSTFDFEGDGRSEVIYGDEVRLRIYDGATGAIRFNVPHASGTIYENPVIVDVDGDNNAEIVMPANNYAFQGPTGIRVFRDKRDGWVNTRRIWNQHAYSVTNVNEDGSIPAHPTTNWLTPGLNTFRSNSQGTGTTSPFAASDLVASEVTASCDSTTEQVTLSAHVRNQGDSAASAGLKVAFFRGNPAQGGTLLGVATIANVLPSQGSATATITLNPIPGGLAEVFVAADNDGTGIGREQECREDNNTASAQVSLACSRCAEIRLNDANLFLLENYTGGHDVQGKVAAGGNIEMTDFAVGAGLPDTDTANTLVAGKNLTLSRGGVWGEAWYGSHYSADMAVVYSRGIATQGTPINFAARFSELRRLSSRLAGLTANGTTTRESWGGVMLTGTDSNVNIFDLSADTFNGAVLWSIHAPAGSFVVVNIRGASASFNSFSIAFSGGINQHRVLYNFVDAESITAQGFGFWGTVLAPYAHVSFNNGSWDGGIYARSLTGNAEGHINPLDPRDICE